In Candidatus Cloacimonas sp., one DNA window encodes the following:
- a CDS encoding L-serine ammonia-lyase, iron-sulfur-dependent, subunit alpha yields MSETENILALLKQEVSPALGCTEPAAVALAGAYAASVLEGTIISANLIVSPNILKNGMGVGIPNTNLLGLDIAFALGILVAKPDKELEVLADLDEEKIASAKKMLEENRITTQMNETEEKIWIEAILQTDKSESRAILRWRHNWLFHLEKDNQVLKHKEIETEEECFLLSPLSYTLKDYYDCCVNIDIDRLESIDLGLIQNRKIADYGLFNQSGINLGRLIMNKIECGLLGDDIHHYAMALTAAATDARMSGCNLTVISNSGSGNQGLAITLPIIAVAEKLNSNKDELLRALAMGHLVSIHIKQKIGILSCLCGCLSASAGAASGIVMLLKGNYPQIEYAIKNMIADTAGMVCDGAKEGCSLKVATTTSAAVQASLLATEGICVSANDGIITESIEGTIDNLAYFVAKGMQDADSTILNIMLDKDNKGCKNEL; encoded by the coding sequence ATGAGCGAAACAGAAAATATCTTGGCGCTATTAAAACAAGAAGTTTCACCTGCTTTGGGATGTACTGAACCAGCCGCTGTTGCTTTGGCGGGTGCTTATGCAGCCAGTGTTTTAGAAGGGACAATTATTTCTGCCAATTTGATTGTGAGCCCCAATATTTTAAAAAACGGGATGGGAGTAGGGATTCCCAATACTAATTTACTTGGTTTGGATATTGCTTTTGCCTTAGGAATATTAGTTGCCAAGCCGGATAAGGAATTGGAGGTCTTGGCTGATCTTGACGAAGAAAAAATAGCATCAGCAAAAAAAATGCTGGAAGAAAACCGCATCACTACCCAAATGAATGAAACAGAAGAAAAGATATGGATTGAAGCAATTTTGCAGACAGATAAATCTGAAAGTAGGGCAATTTTACGCTGGCGGCATAACTGGCTGTTTCATTTGGAAAAAGATAATCAGGTCTTGAAGCATAAGGAAATAGAAACGGAAGAAGAATGCTTTTTACTATCTCCTCTTTCTTATACTTTGAAGGACTATTATGATTGTTGCGTTAATATAGACATTGACCGATTGGAATCCATTGATTTGGGGTTGATTCAAAACCGTAAAATTGCAGATTATGGTTTATTTAATCAATCAGGTATAAATTTGGGCAGATTGATAATGAATAAGATAGAATGTGGACTTTTGGGAGATGACATTCATCATTATGCCATGGCTTTAACTGCGGCAGCCACTGATGCCAGAATGAGCGGTTGTAATTTAACGGTGATCAGTAATTCCGGAAGTGGGAATCAGGGCTTGGCTATTACCTTACCGATAATTGCAGTTGCTGAAAAGCTAAACAGTAATAAAGATGAACTATTGAGAGCTCTGGCTATGGGGCATTTGGTTAGTATTCATATCAAACAAAAAATAGGTATTCTTTCCTGTCTGTGTGGATGCCTTTCTGCTTCAGCAGGAGCTGCGAGTGGTATAGTTATGCTTTTAAAGGGGAATTATCCTCAAATTGAATATGCCATTAAAAATATGATTGCCGATACGGCAGGAATGGTTTGTGATGGAGCTAAAGAAGGTTGTTCTTTAAAAGTTGCCACCACAACCAGCGCGGCGGTTCAGGCATCGCTTTTGGCGACAGAAGGAATTTGCGTTTCTGCCAATGATGGTATAATAACGGAAAGCATTGAAGGTACTATTGACAATTTGGCTTATTTTGTAGCTAAAGGAATGCAAGATGCCGACAGCACTATTTTAAACATTATGTTAGACAAAGATAATAAAGGATGCAAAAATGAACTATAG
- a CDS encoding urocanate hydratase, whose amino-acid sequence MNYRKYEVHLPDELPPEPTFEPGIRRAPDRGLDLSKKDIALALKNALRYIPKHLHSVLAPEFMQELKTKGRIYGYRYRPQGHIYGKPIDEYKGITPAKAIQVMIDNNLDFDVALYPYELVTYGETGQVCQNWMQYRLIKQYLEIMTEKQTLVMASGHPLGLFPSRPEAPRVISTNGLMVGKWDNPGEFKRLTALGVANYGQMTAGGWMYIGPQGIVNGTYITLLNAGRKYLGIPEDKNLAGVLYVSSGLGGMSGAQSKAIEIAGGIGIIAEVDKSRIETRFNQGWVSKVSSNLAEVFKWTEEARESKKPLSIAYYGNIVDLLEYIDKHNIKAELLSDQTSCHVVYEGGYTPVGITYEEGRKLLAENIELFKQKVDASLLRHFNVLKNLTAKGSRFWDYGNSFMASVFESGVTEIAKNGINTIDGFIWPSYVEDIMGPICFDYGYGPFRWICLSRKDEDLHKTDLAAISLIDKNRSAMDRDNYYWISTAEENKLVVGTKARILYADEESRIKLGLKFNEMVRKGEIGPVMLGRDHHDVSGTDSPFRETANIYDGSNLMADMATHCFAGNIARGMTMVVLSNGGGVGVSRGINGGNGIVLDGSERMDEVVKNGLSWDVMGGIARRAWAQNEGAIKTGTAWNEKHNAEGNITIAEKVDAEMVEHLVNKEFGE is encoded by the coding sequence ATGAACTATAGAAAGTATGAAGTCCATCTTCCTGATGAGCTGCCTCCTGAGCCAACTTTTGAGCCCGGAATCAGAAGAGCTCCTGATAGGGGTTTGGACTTGAGCAAAAAAGACATTGCTCTTGCCCTAAAAAATGCCCTGCGATATATTCCCAAACATTTACACAGCGTTTTGGCGCCGGAATTTATGCAGGAACTGAAAACAAAAGGAAGAATATATGGCTATCGCTATCGTCCTCAGGGTCATATATATGGAAAACCGATTGATGAATATAAAGGCATAACTCCTGCTAAAGCCATTCAAGTGATGATAGACAACAATTTGGATTTTGATGTTGCCTTATATCCTTATGAACTGGTTACTTATGGAGAAACAGGCCAGGTATGTCAGAATTGGATGCAATATCGGTTAATTAAACAATATCTGGAAATTATGACGGAGAAACAAACGCTGGTTATGGCTTCGGGTCATCCTTTAGGTCTGTTTCCCTCGCGTCCGGAAGCTCCCAGAGTTATATCTACTAATGGTTTAATGGTTGGCAAATGGGATAATCCGGGGGAATTTAAACGCTTAACTGCATTAGGAGTGGCAAATTACGGTCAAATGACAGCCGGCGGATGGATGTATATTGGTCCTCAGGGAATCGTGAATGGAACATATATAACTTTGCTGAATGCAGGTAGAAAATATCTGGGTATCCCAGAGGATAAAAATCTGGCAGGGGTTCTATATGTTTCTTCCGGTTTGGGAGGAATGAGCGGAGCTCAAAGTAAAGCGATAGAAATTGCCGGCGGCATTGGAATTATTGCCGAAGTGGATAAAAGCAGGATAGAAACCAGGTTTAATCAGGGTTGGGTTAGCAAGGTCTCCAGTAATTTGGCGGAGGTTTTTAAATGGACAGAGGAAGCCAGAGAAAGCAAGAAACCGCTTTCCATTGCTTATTATGGAAATATTGTTGACCTGTTGGAATACATTGATAAACATAATATCAAAGCAGAATTGCTTTCTGATCAGACCTCCTGTCATGTAGTTTATGAAGGTGGTTATACTCCGGTTGGCATTACTTATGAAGAAGGGCGTAAATTATTGGCTGAAAATATTGAGCTATTCAAGCAAAAAGTAGATGCCTCTCTATTGCGGCATTTTAATGTCCTAAAAAATTTAACCGCAAAGGGCTCCCGATTTTGGGATTATGGCAATAGCTTTATGGCAAGCGTGTTTGAATCAGGGGTTACGGAAATTGCCAAAAACGGAATAAATACAATTGATGGTTTTATATGGCCCTCTTATGTGGAAGATATAATGGGACCCATCTGTTTTGATTATGGCTACGGACCTTTTAGGTGGATTTGTCTTTCCCGAAAAGATGAAGACCTGCATAAAACGGATTTGGCTGCCATCTCTTTGATAGATAAAAATCGCAGTGCGATGGATAGAGATAATTACTATTGGATTTCCACCGCGGAAGAGAATAAACTGGTGGTAGGAACGAAAGCCAGAATTCTGTATGCGGATGAAGAAAGCAGAATTAAACTGGGGCTGAAGTTTAATGAAATGGTTCGCAAAGGTGAAATTGGGCCTGTTATGCTGGGTAGAGATCATCACGATGTTTCCGGAACGGATTCTCCTTTCAGGGAAACAGCAAATATCTATGATGGCTCAAATTTGATGGCAGATATGGCTACGCATTGTTTTGCCGGAAATATTGCCAGAGGAATGACTATGGTAGTTCTTTCCAATGGGGGTGGAGTTGGAGTTAGCCGTGGTATAAATGGTGGAAATGGAATTGTTTTAGATGGCAGCGAAAGAATGGATGAAGTAGTGAAAAATGGACTTTCTTGGGATGTTATGGGTGGAATTGCACGCAGAGCTTGGGCTCAAAATGAAGGAGCTATCAAAACCGGAACTGCCTGGAATGAGAAACATAACGCTGAAGGCAATATAACCATTGCCGAAAAAGTGGATGCAGAAATGGTAGAACACTTAGTGAACAAAGAATTTGGAGAATAA
- a CDS encoding UTP--glucose-1-phosphate uridylyltransferase: protein MSTPFIRMMKQEGIKDDVIRTFCAYYAKLTQGDTGYIKEEMIKPPSDTNLIEYQQIKQTSRPSLLKKIAIIKLNGGLGTSMGLAKAKSLLPVKNNMNFLDIISRQVLTLRSISGYNIPLLFMNSFNTETDTLKYLEKYPDLSKQNLPLSFLQNKYPRIRKDNLMPYENTNKKLMWNPPGHGDIYAALSGLLEDLITQGCSYAFISNADNLGAIVDTSIPTYMEDNKIPFVMEVCLRSPMDKKGGHLCEDKSGQLLLREVAQCPEDDLPRFQDVEYYKYFNTNNLWIDLKALDWYLISNDGILLLPLIVNPKIVEGTPVYQLETAMGSAISVFNNSKALIVSRERFVPVKKTNDLLALWSDVYDVNDMYQIVLKRGLEKAPIIELNETYYGKIDEMQKRFSKGIPSLTSCKKMNISGDVSFGEGVVCEGEVTLKSNSPVFVQNCLLTGEVDMEVQLSKSQNRTGG from the coding sequence ATGAGCACTCCCTTTATCCGGATGATGAAACAGGAAGGCATAAAGGATGATGTGATTCGCACTTTTTGTGCATACTATGCTAAACTTACTCAAGGCGATACAGGGTATATCAAAGAGGAAATGATAAAACCACCCTCAGATACGAATCTGATAGAGTATCAGCAGATAAAACAAACTTCCCGACCCTCTTTATTAAAAAAGATAGCAATTATCAAACTAAACGGCGGTTTGGGAACCAGCATGGGTTTAGCTAAAGCAAAATCACTGCTGCCTGTGAAAAACAATATGAACTTTCTTGATATAATCAGCCGCCAGGTATTAACCTTGAGATCAATTTCCGGATACAATATTCCGCTCTTATTTATGAATAGTTTCAATACTGAAACGGACACCTTAAAATATCTGGAAAAATATCCTGATCTAAGTAAACAGAATTTGCCTTTATCCTTTTTACAAAATAAATATCCGCGTATCAGAAAGGACAACTTAATGCCTTATGAGAATACAAATAAGAAATTAATGTGGAACCCTCCCGGGCACGGAGATATCTATGCTGCTTTGAGTGGTTTGCTGGAAGATCTGATTACCCAAGGGTGTTCTTATGCCTTTATTTCCAATGCGGATAATTTGGGAGCGATTGTAGATACTTCCATTCCTACCTATATGGAAGATAACAAAATTCCTTTTGTGATGGAGGTCTGTTTGCGCAGTCCGATGGATAAAAAGGGAGGCCATCTTTGTGAAGATAAGAGTGGACAACTGCTTTTGAGAGAAGTTGCACAATGCCCAGAAGATGACTTACCGCGTTTTCAAGATGTAGAATATTATAAATACTTCAATACGAATAACCTGTGGATAGATTTGAAAGCGCTCGATTGGTATCTGATCTCCAATGATGGCATTTTGTTGTTGCCTTTAATTGTTAATCCTAAAATTGTGGAAGGAACTCCTGTTTATCAGTTGGAAACGGCTATGGGTTCAGCAATCAGTGTATTTAATAATTCCAAGGCATTGATCGTTTCCAGGGAACGCTTTGTGCCCGTTAAAAAGACAAATGACCTCTTAGCTCTTTGGTCTGATGTATATGATGTGAATGATATGTATCAAATAGTTCTGAAGCGAGGATTGGAAAAAGCGCCGATCATAGAACTGAATGAAACCTACTATGGGAAAATTGATGAGATGCAAAAGCGTTTCAGTAAAGGCATTCCTTCTTTAACAAGCTGCAAAAAAATGAACATATCCGGAGATGTGAGTTTTGGAGAAGGAGTTGTGTGTGAAGGAGAAGTTACACTGAAATCAAATTCTCCAGTATTTGTGCAAAATTGTTTGTTAACTGGAGAAGTGGATATGGAGGTTCAATTGAGCAAGTCACAAAACAGGACGGGAGGATAA
- a CDS encoding MlaD family protein — protein MVSKAAKVRLGIFLTIGAILIIIFAAVVAGSRLVEKKDIYYIQFEDYSVSGLQVGSSVNYRGIKIGRVEDIKINPKDVTKIIIKISVNRGTPIKTDAEAVLTLTGITGLKNVEIRGGTNEAKLLKPKSYIKPGTTMLEDISEQAKSIVDKIDMIAANLNEITGKDNQQNIATILEQTSLILKDTHENLATTMQSISRIANNTADLTEELSKDLGAVTDNLTKNLDAITNSATSNIQNVSETSQASLISITNNVNQQLVDLTGRLEQSLQQLTSDGSALIQNANLQVTTVGEHSDQMVLETTREILTISTNINKALNQVNSILYTPGFDSLMTNLGKLSGELSRANLQGMVSELSTTIQKTGNLVSNLNRVVTRGQSDLLEILSSLSETSENLNEFSRQIADTPAILLRGN, from the coding sequence ATGGTTTCCAAAGCCGCTAAGGTTCGTCTGGGGATTTTTTTAACCATCGGTGCCATTCTGATCATTATTTTTGCAGCAGTGGTGGCCGGCAGCAGGTTAGTAGAAAAGAAAGACATATATTACATTCAGTTTGAAGATTATTCCGTAAGTGGTTTGCAAGTTGGCAGTTCAGTAAATTATCGAGGTATCAAAATTGGCAGAGTGGAAGATATCAAGATAAACCCCAAAGATGTAACCAAGATAATAATAAAAATCAGTGTAAACAGAGGCACGCCCATAAAAACGGATGCTGAAGCAGTTTTAACTTTAACCGGTATCACCGGACTGAAAAATGTGGAAATCCGCGGTGGGACTAATGAAGCTAAGCTACTTAAACCCAAAAGCTATATCAAGCCGGGAACCACGATGCTGGAAGATATTAGTGAACAAGCGAAATCCATCGTAGATAAAATAGATATGATAGCAGCCAATCTAAATGAAATTACAGGTAAGGATAATCAGCAAAATATTGCCACTATTTTGGAGCAAACCAGTTTGATACTAAAAGACACTCATGAAAATCTGGCTACTACAATGCAAAGCATTAGTCGCATTGCCAATAATACAGCTGATTTGACTGAAGAATTGAGTAAAGACCTGGGTGCCGTAACCGATAATCTAACCAAAAACTTGGATGCCATCACCAATAGCGCTACCAGTAATATTCAAAATGTTTCTGAGACCTCGCAGGCAAGTTTGATCAGTATCACAAATAATGTAAATCAGCAGTTGGTGGATCTTACAGGACGATTGGAGCAGAGTTTACAGCAATTAACCAGTGATGGTTCTGCGTTAATTCAAAATGCAAATTTACAAGTGACCACGGTAGGAGAACATAGCGACCAAATGGTGCTGGAAACCACTCGCGAAATATTAACTATTAGCACAAATATCAATAAAGCGCTAAATCAGGTAAATTCCATTTTATATACTCCCGGTTTTGATAGCTTAATGACCAATCTGGGAAAACTTAGTGGAGAACTTTCCAGAGCCAATTTACAAGGTATGGTTTCAGAACTATCCACTACTATTCAGAAAACCGGTAATTTAGTATCCAATCTGAATCGGGTTGTAACACGCGGTCAGAGTGATTTATTGGAGATTTTAAGCTCTTTATCCGAAACGAGTGAAAACTTGAATGAATTTTCCCGCCAAATTGCAGATACGCCAGCTATTTTACTGCGCGGAAATTAG
- a CDS encoding ABC-type transport auxiliary lipoprotein family protein, whose amino-acid sequence MNKINFASLFVMCLAILMLLSGCLQKVERTPVNYYVLEYQAGNEKPELYRTTNTGKNLEVLTTSLPRTYDRNQIVVKENFYKVKFLQTDVWATRLRDAIPNLIVQRIKAYNIFGTVSRGEIADKTPQYFLETTVNNIEKIEGTEPRAYLNMEFVLRDSTSEKIVLTHKNERSVELVDPSMIYLVQAFNEMIMEETDLFAAKCNLYFSGQKIDDQSLAASPSPIARYIFEELTSSEAANDYGELMVTTKTQTEEQLRYAIEELDSLNTVISTDELIMGVPALLRPGQYRVIIGEMGDLIVPVKILPRQRTVVKPNWAELQIVIMDESKSRVRMGYDLWKKDTEGEGYKIYSGGMVSMGEDEVGAVDKLWILPPGSYLVKLGGGSWSDLKDFATVALAEGEKKTLSMIVDPAAEGDVLIGAGVFSDEDIGLGSKRIHRGAIHGNISLSSNNNVDKNKPTTSVSLSGQFDNSIDTHEIIKPFHFTARSIYDLGLNKTSNQDLVFSPDDYSLKNVLLFYPMEKKKLLQNFAFYGRMNVNTHMFDETTYFSESKNIILQDASGEVLSIRLNQPDLKTKIAFYPLRLKEGTGLTYQINFSPNAWTSLRVGYGWLQDYNNNSFVFDKPIVDTLTSLSYERYIEEANSSSKGIESTVILSALNIMKFVSINSTLDVLFRMGVPEHTYRLENENRISFRLFRNISLDVKFNIFYDEAEKPWTVYDYTTFIRLSLFY is encoded by the coding sequence ATGAATAAGATAAATTTTGCTTCCTTGTTTGTAATGTGTTTAGCTATTCTGATGTTGCTTTCGGGATGTCTGCAAAAAGTGGAAAGAACGCCTGTAAATTATTATGTGCTGGAATATCAAGCAGGAAATGAGAAACCCGAGCTATATAGAACTACGAATACAGGCAAGAATCTGGAAGTGTTAACAACATCTCTTCCCAGAACTTATGACCGCAATCAGATCGTCGTGAAAGAGAATTTTTATAAGGTTAAATTTTTGCAAACCGATGTTTGGGCAACGCGTTTGCGCGATGCCATACCCAATTTGATTGTCCAACGCATAAAAGCGTATAACATCTTTGGAACGGTTTCTCGAGGAGAAATTGCAGATAAAACTCCCCAGTATTTTTTGGAAACCACGGTTAATAATATAGAAAAAATAGAAGGAACCGAGCCCAGAGCATATTTGAATATGGAATTTGTCTTGCGTGATTCCACCTCCGAAAAGATTGTTTTAACCCATAAAAATGAACGCTCCGTTGAATTGGTTGATCCTTCTATGATTTATTTGGTGCAGGCATTTAACGAAATGATTATGGAAGAAACAGATCTTTTTGCGGCGAAATGCAATTTGTATTTTAGCGGGCAAAAGATAGATGATCAATCTCTTGCCGCTTCACCCTCTCCGATAGCCAGATATATTTTTGAAGAATTAACAAGTTCCGAAGCCGCTAATGATTATGGGGAGTTGATGGTCACTACCAAAACTCAGACGGAAGAACAGCTGCGTTATGCCATTGAAGAATTGGATTCTTTGAATACTGTAATATCCACGGATGAACTTATTATGGGTGTTCCAGCACTATTGAGACCAGGCCAATATAGAGTTATTATCGGAGAAATGGGTGATTTAATTGTTCCAGTAAAGATCCTGCCTCGACAAAGAACTGTGGTAAAACCCAATTGGGCAGAGCTTCAAATTGTAATTATGGATGAGTCCAAAAGCAGAGTTAGAATGGGATATGACCTCTGGAAAAAAGATACCGAAGGGGAGGGCTATAAAATTTACAGCGGAGGAATGGTCAGTATGGGAGAAGATGAAGTTGGAGCAGTGGATAAATTATGGATTTTACCTCCGGGTTCTTATCTGGTAAAATTGGGAGGGGGCTCTTGGAGCGATTTGAAAGATTTTGCCACCGTCGCTTTGGCCGAAGGTGAGAAAAAGACCCTTTCAATGATTGTTGACCCTGCCGCAGAAGGTGATGTTCTAATTGGAGCTGGTGTATTTTCCGATGAAGATATTGGTTTGGGTTCCAAACGCATTCATAGAGGTGCAATCCATGGCAATATATCTTTATCGTCCAATAACAATGTGGACAAAAACAAGCCAACGACCAGTGTTTCGTTATCGGGTCAATTTGACAACAGCATTGATACGCACGAAATTATAAAGCCCTTTCATTTCACTGCCAGAAGCATTTACGATCTTGGCTTGAATAAAACTTCAAATCAGGATTTGGTATTTAGTCCCGATGATTATTCCTTGAAGAATGTGTTGCTTTTCTATCCGATGGAGAAAAAGAAACTCTTGCAGAACTTTGCCTTTTATGGAAGAATGAATGTGAATACTCATATGTTTGATGAAACCACTTATTTTTCCGAAAGCAAGAATATTATCCTCCAAGACGCTTCAGGAGAGGTCTTATCCATTCGTTTGAATCAACCGGATTTAAAAACTAAGATTGCCTTCTATCCATTACGGTTGAAGGAAGGAACCGGTTTAACCTATCAAATAAACTTCAGTCCCAATGCTTGGACAAGTTTACGAGTTGGTTATGGATGGTTGCAGGACTATAACAATAATAGCTTTGTCTTTGATAAACCTATTGTAGATACTTTAACCAGTTTGAGTTATGAACGCTATATTGAAGAAGCGAACAGCAGTTCCAAAGGTATAGAATCCACAGTAATTTTATCAGCGTTGAACATAATGAAGTTCGTAAGCATAAATTCTACTCTGGATGTGCTTTTCCGGATGGGAGTTCCGGAACATA